Proteins encoded by one window of Chaetodon trifascialis isolate fChaTrf1 chromosome 15, fChaTrf1.hap1, whole genome shotgun sequence:
- the rfx1a gene encoding MHC class II regulatory factor RFX1a isoform X1, which produces MATSGYVGEIQPAAQPQGAAVTVTPGQTDASSTPPTAPQFLAEIQTTVVTPTVVTATGQTTPTDQATSITAQKPAAGSQAQSTAQTQPAQTQYVTAEIQGSPTQSGNAQSTPQYIVVTVTEGSLHSSDSVSDSSPPPAVVQTGVPTQVVQQVQTAQQQRSVVQATSQIAKTEPGTQLSVTSLQPVHISPEVQQQLTSVPVQHVYTNQVQYVEGADTNYTTSTIRSSTFPYTDTPLYTQTTATQYYEGQPTSGSQASTPGTPLTVSVTAGTTGGVSMFVAQPTSAAGGGATVVTTGGTTNGAGEGAGTNGGAAGSYVIQGGYMLGGSSGGAAGNSQNYSHTARASPATVSITEGEESSVPSADKKVQWLLDNYETAEGVSLPRSTLYCHYLLHCQEQKLEPVNAASFGKLIRSVFMGLRTRRLGTRGNSKYHYYGLRIKAGSSLLRLMEDQQHLAMRQQPFSQKQRLKPVHKVEGMTNGTAAGAGQQQQQQQGSGQVDISTQVQQYQQFLDASRALPEFPDIDLQGKSLPEGIELEHIKSFQLLYREHCEAILDVMVNLQFTLVETLWKTFWRFSQSQAGDATLAVHDESEKRLPKSCLVLLCKYDPVLRWSRDCDNSLYQGLVEILIPDVLRPIPSALTQAIRNFAKSLESWLTNAMMNIPEEMVRIKVTSANAFAQTLRRYTSLNHLAQAARAVLQNTAQINQMLSDLNRVDFANVQEQASWVCRCEDRVVQRLEQDFKLTLQQQNSLEQWAAWLDGVVSQVLKPYQHSPAFPKAAKLFLLKWSFYSSMVIRDLTLRSAASFGSFHLIRLLYDEYMYYLIEHRVAQAKGETPIAVMGEFASLGRGLSQLDPDKEEEEEEEEESDEEGQELSLPSDGAVLGEESLEPPAKLARTDQRVLFTTGSADN; this is translated from the exons ATGGCCACCTCAGGCTACGTAGGTGAGATCCAGCCAGCAGCCCAACCCCAGGGGGCTGCTGTTACTGTCACACCGGGGCAAACTGATGCCAGCTCCACCCCTCCAACTGCCCCACAGTTTCTGGCTGAGATTCAGACTACAGTGGTCACTCCCACTGTTGTCACAGCCACAGGCCAAACTACTCCCACTGATCAAGCCACATCTATCACTGCTCAGAAGCCTGCAGCTGGTAGTCAAGCTCAGTCCACAGCACAGACTCAGCCAGCTCAGACACAGTATGTGACTGCAGAGATCCAGGGCTCCCCCACGCAGTCTGGAAATGCTCAAAGCACTCCTCAGTATATCGTTGTCACAGTCACAG AGGGCTCCCTTCACTCAAGTGACAGTGTATCGGACTCTAGCCCCCCTCCAGCTGTGGTGCAGACAGGGGTTCCCACACAGGTTGTTCAGCAGGTACAGACAGCTCAACAG CAGAGGTCTGTGGTTCAGGCCACCTCTCAGATAGCCAAGACTGAGCCAGGCACCCAGCTCAGTGTCACCAGTCTACAGCCTGTTCATATCAGCCCAGAG gtccagcagcagctcacctcAGTGCCAGTGCAACATGTGTACACCAATCAAGTGCAGTATGTGGAAGGAGCGGACACCAACTACACCACCAGCACCAT TCGTTCCAGCACCTTCCCTTACACTGACACACCGCTGTACACCCAGACCACAGCTACCCAGTACTATGAAGGTCAGCCAACCTCAGGCTCACAGGCCTCCACCCCTGGCACACCTCTAACCGTCTCAGTGACTGCTGGCACAACAGGGGGTGTGTCCATGTTTGTGGCCCAGCCCACCAGTGCAGCAGGGGGAGGGGCCACTGTAGTGACCACAGGTGGCACCACCAATGGGGCAGGGGAAGGGGCAGGCACCaacggtggcgcagcaggcagCTATGTGATCCAGGGGGGTTACATGCTGGGCGGCAGCAGTGGAGGGGCCGCTGGCAACAGTCAGAACTACTCACACACCGCCCGCGCCTCTCCAGCCACTGTGAGTATTACAGAGGGCGAGGAGAGTAGCGTGCCGTCGGCAGACAAGAAG GTACAGTGGTTGCTGGACAACTATGAGACAGCTGAAGGAGTGAGTCTGCCACGTTCCACCCTCTACTGCCACTATCTGCTGCACTGCCAGGAGCAAAAGCTAGAGCCTGTCAATGCTGCCTCTTTCGGGAAGCTCATTCGATCTGTGTTCATGGGGCTGCGCACGCGACGCCTTGGCACACG GGGTAACTCTAAATATCACTACTACGGGCTGAGGATAAAGGCAGGCTCTTCTCTTCTCCGTCTGATGGAAGACCAACAACATCTGGCCATGAGGCAGCAGCCCTTCTCACAGAAACAGAG GTTGAAGCCTGTGCATAAAGTAGAGGGGATGACCAATGGCACAGCAGCAGGTGcaggccagcagcagcaacagcaacagggGTCAGGGCAGGTAGACATCAGCACCCAGGTTCAGCAGTACCAGCAGTTCCTAG ATGCATCCAGAGCTCTCCCAGAGTTCCCAGACATCGACCTCCAGGGAAAGTCTCTACCAGAAGGCATTGAGCTGGAGCACATAAagagctttcagctgctgtaCAGAGAACACTGTGAG GCTATACTAGATGTGATGGTCAACCTGCAGTTTACCTTGGTAGAGACTCTGTGGAAGACCTTCTGGAGGTTCAgccagagtcaggctggagATGCCACATTGGCCGT TCATGACGAGTCAGAGAAGCGTCTCCCTAAGTCCTGCCTGGTGTTGCTGTGCAAGTATGACCCAGTGCTGCGCTGGAGCCGCGACTGTGACAACAGCCTGTATCAGGGCCTGGTGGAGATCCTCATCCCTGATGTCCTCAGGCCCATCCCCA GTGCCTTAACACAAGCCATCCGCAACTTTGCCAAGAGCCTGGAAAGCTGGCTGACCAATGCCATGATGAACATCCCTGAGGAAATGGTCCGCATCAAG GTAACGTCAGCCAATGCATTTGCCCAGACACTACGTCGCTACACCAGTCTGAACCATCTCGCCCAGGCAGCCCGTGCTGTCCTCCAGAACACAGCCCAGATCAACCAGATGCTCTCCGATCTTAACCGTGTTGACTTTGCTAACGTCCAG GAGCAGGCCTCGTGGGTGTGCCGCTGTGAGGACCGCGTCGTCCAGCGGCTGGAGCAGGACTTCAAGCTGaccctccagcagcagaactCCCTGGAGCAGTGGGCTGCGTGGCTGGATGGTGTGGTGTCCCAGGTCCTAAAGCCATACCAGCACAGCCCCGCCTTTCCTAAGGCTGCTAAGCTCTTCCTGCTCAAGTGGTCCTTTTACAG TTCCATGGTGATCAGGGACCTGACCCTGAGGAGTGCAGCCAGTTTTGGTTCCTTTCACCTGATCCGCCTGCTGTACGATGAGTACATGTACTACCTGATAGAGCACAGAGTGGCCCAGGCTAAAGGAGAGACCCCCATTGCTGTCATGGGAGAG TTTGCCAGTTTAGGCCGAGGTCTAAGCCAGCTGGATCCTGACAAAG aggaggaagaggaagaggaggaggagagcgatgAGGAAGGACAGGAGCTATCCCTTCCCTCAGATGGGGCCGTGCTGGGAGAGGAGTCTCTGGAGCCACCTGCTAAGCTGGCCAGAACGGACCAGAGAGTCCTCTTCACAACGGGATCAGCTGACAACTAA
- the rfx1a gene encoding MHC class II regulatory factor RFX1a isoform X5: MATSGYVGEIQPAAQPQGAAVTVTPGQTDASSTPPTAPQFLAEIQTTVVTPTVVTATGQTTPTDQATSITAQKPAAGSQAQSTAQTQPAQTQYVTAEIQGSPTQSGNAQSTPQYIVVTVTEGSLHSSDSVSDSSPPPAVVQTGVPTQVVQQVQTAQQRSVVQATSQIAKTEPGTQLSVTSLQPVHISPEVQQQLTSVPVQHVYTNQVQYVEGADTNYTTSTIRSSTFPYTDTPLYTQTTATQYYEGQPTSGSQASTPGTPLTVSVTAGTTGGVSMFVAQPTSAAGGGATVVTTGGTTNGAGEGAGTNGGAAGSYVIQGGYMLGGSSGGAAGNSQNYSHTARASPATVQWLLDNYETAEGVSLPRSTLYCHYLLHCQEQKLEPVNAASFGKLIRSVFMGLRTRRLGTRGNSKYHYYGLRIKAGSSLLRLMEDQQHLAMRQQPFSQKQRLKPVHKVEGMTNGTAAGAGQQQQQQQGSGQVDISTQVQQYQQFLDASRALPEFPDIDLQGKSLPEGIELEHIKSFQLLYREHCEAILDVMVNLQFTLVETLWKTFWRFSQSQAGDATLAVHDESEKRLPKSCLVLLCKYDPVLRWSRDCDNSLYQGLVEILIPDVLRPIPSALTQAIRNFAKSLESWLTNAMMNIPEEMVRIKVTSANAFAQTLRRYTSLNHLAQAARAVLQNTAQINQMLSDLNRVDFANVQEQASWVCRCEDRVVQRLEQDFKLTLQQQNSLEQWAAWLDGVVSQVLKPYQHSPAFPKAAKLFLLKWSFYSSMVIRDLTLRSAASFGSFHLIRLLYDEYMYYLIEHRVAQAKGETPIAVMGEFASLGRGLSQLDPDKEEEEEEEEESDEEGQELSLPSDGAVLGEESLEPPAKLARTDQRVLFTTGSADN, translated from the exons ATGGCCACCTCAGGCTACGTAGGTGAGATCCAGCCAGCAGCCCAACCCCAGGGGGCTGCTGTTACTGTCACACCGGGGCAAACTGATGCCAGCTCCACCCCTCCAACTGCCCCACAGTTTCTGGCTGAGATTCAGACTACAGTGGTCACTCCCACTGTTGTCACAGCCACAGGCCAAACTACTCCCACTGATCAAGCCACATCTATCACTGCTCAGAAGCCTGCAGCTGGTAGTCAAGCTCAGTCCACAGCACAGACTCAGCCAGCTCAGACACAGTATGTGACTGCAGAGATCCAGGGCTCCCCCACGCAGTCTGGAAATGCTCAAAGCACTCCTCAGTATATCGTTGTCACAGTCACAG AGGGCTCCCTTCACTCAAGTGACAGTGTATCGGACTCTAGCCCCCCTCCAGCTGTGGTGCAGACAGGGGTTCCCACACAGGTTGTTCAGCAGGTACAGACAGCTCAACAG AGGTCTGTGGTTCAGGCCACCTCTCAGATAGCCAAGACTGAGCCAGGCACCCAGCTCAGTGTCACCAGTCTACAGCCTGTTCATATCAGCCCAGAG gtccagcagcagctcacctcAGTGCCAGTGCAACATGTGTACACCAATCAAGTGCAGTATGTGGAAGGAGCGGACACCAACTACACCACCAGCACCAT TCGTTCCAGCACCTTCCCTTACACTGACACACCGCTGTACACCCAGACCACAGCTACCCAGTACTATGAAGGTCAGCCAACCTCAGGCTCACAGGCCTCCACCCCTGGCACACCTCTAACCGTCTCAGTGACTGCTGGCACAACAGGGGGTGTGTCCATGTTTGTGGCCCAGCCCACCAGTGCAGCAGGGGGAGGGGCCACTGTAGTGACCACAGGTGGCACCACCAATGGGGCAGGGGAAGGGGCAGGCACCaacggtggcgcagcaggcagCTATGTGATCCAGGGGGGTTACATGCTGGGCGGCAGCAGTGGAGGGGCCGCTGGCAACAGTCAGAACTACTCACACACCGCCCGCGCCTCTCCAGCCACT GTACAGTGGTTGCTGGACAACTATGAGACAGCTGAAGGAGTGAGTCTGCCACGTTCCACCCTCTACTGCCACTATCTGCTGCACTGCCAGGAGCAAAAGCTAGAGCCTGTCAATGCTGCCTCTTTCGGGAAGCTCATTCGATCTGTGTTCATGGGGCTGCGCACGCGACGCCTTGGCACACG GGGTAACTCTAAATATCACTACTACGGGCTGAGGATAAAGGCAGGCTCTTCTCTTCTCCGTCTGATGGAAGACCAACAACATCTGGCCATGAGGCAGCAGCCCTTCTCACAGAAACAGAG GTTGAAGCCTGTGCATAAAGTAGAGGGGATGACCAATGGCACAGCAGCAGGTGcaggccagcagcagcaacagcaacagggGTCAGGGCAGGTAGACATCAGCACCCAGGTTCAGCAGTACCAGCAGTTCCTAG ATGCATCCAGAGCTCTCCCAGAGTTCCCAGACATCGACCTCCAGGGAAAGTCTCTACCAGAAGGCATTGAGCTGGAGCACATAAagagctttcagctgctgtaCAGAGAACACTGTGAG GCTATACTAGATGTGATGGTCAACCTGCAGTTTACCTTGGTAGAGACTCTGTGGAAGACCTTCTGGAGGTTCAgccagagtcaggctggagATGCCACATTGGCCGT TCATGACGAGTCAGAGAAGCGTCTCCCTAAGTCCTGCCTGGTGTTGCTGTGCAAGTATGACCCAGTGCTGCGCTGGAGCCGCGACTGTGACAACAGCCTGTATCAGGGCCTGGTGGAGATCCTCATCCCTGATGTCCTCAGGCCCATCCCCA GTGCCTTAACACAAGCCATCCGCAACTTTGCCAAGAGCCTGGAAAGCTGGCTGACCAATGCCATGATGAACATCCCTGAGGAAATGGTCCGCATCAAG GTAACGTCAGCCAATGCATTTGCCCAGACACTACGTCGCTACACCAGTCTGAACCATCTCGCCCAGGCAGCCCGTGCTGTCCTCCAGAACACAGCCCAGATCAACCAGATGCTCTCCGATCTTAACCGTGTTGACTTTGCTAACGTCCAG GAGCAGGCCTCGTGGGTGTGCCGCTGTGAGGACCGCGTCGTCCAGCGGCTGGAGCAGGACTTCAAGCTGaccctccagcagcagaactCCCTGGAGCAGTGGGCTGCGTGGCTGGATGGTGTGGTGTCCCAGGTCCTAAAGCCATACCAGCACAGCCCCGCCTTTCCTAAGGCTGCTAAGCTCTTCCTGCTCAAGTGGTCCTTTTACAG TTCCATGGTGATCAGGGACCTGACCCTGAGGAGTGCAGCCAGTTTTGGTTCCTTTCACCTGATCCGCCTGCTGTACGATGAGTACATGTACTACCTGATAGAGCACAGAGTGGCCCAGGCTAAAGGAGAGACCCCCATTGCTGTCATGGGAGAG TTTGCCAGTTTAGGCCGAGGTCTAAGCCAGCTGGATCCTGACAAAG aggaggaagaggaagaggaggaggagagcgatgAGGAAGGACAGGAGCTATCCCTTCCCTCAGATGGGGCCGTGCTGGGAGAGGAGTCTCTGGAGCCACCTGCTAAGCTGGCCAGAACGGACCAGAGAGTCCTCTTCACAACGGGATCAGCTGACAACTAA